From the Porphyrobacter sp. CACIAM 03H1 genome, the window GCCCGCGAGATCCGCGCGTCCTTCCGCGACGTCGATCGCCGGCTGGCCGCGGTGGAAGCCCACTACGTCAGCAGCAACCCCCGCCTGACCGCCGAGATCGAGCGGCTGCGCTGAACTCCAACCCACTGAACAGGGGACTGAAATCATGGAAGGCACCCTTGCCCTGATGATCCCGATCTTCGCGCTGATGATCCCGATCGTCGCGCTCTGGACGAAGCATCAGCAGAAGATGGCCGAGATGCAGGTCGGCGCCACCGCCGAGCAGACCGCCGAAAAGGCCGCGCAATACGCCAGCCAGGTCCAGCGGCTGGAGGACCGGGTGCAGGTGCTCGAACGCATCGTCACCGACCGCGGCTACGACATCGCCACCCAGATCGAGGCGCTGCGCGACACGCGCCGCGTGGATGAAGCAGGCGCGGGCGTCCCGCTCGGCCTCGGCAACAAGGAGCGCGTGTGATGGAGCCGGGCGAAGGACTCTTTGTCCTCACGATCATCGCGCTGAGCATCGGCGGCTGGCTGGCCAACAATTGGATCCGCGCCAAGCACGGCTATGCCCTCGAAGACGAGTGGGGCGGCAAGACCGAGCGCACGGACACCGCCGAGACCCAGCGCCTGCGCGCCGAGAACAAGGCGCTCCATGACAAGCTCGACGCCATGCAGGACCGCATGATCGTGCTCGAGAAGATCGTCACCGACCGCGGCTATTCGCTGAGCGCCGAAATCGAGGCGCTGCGCGATGCGCCCGCACTTACCAAGGAGCGCGTGTGATGGAGAACCTTGCGCCTTTCCTCCCCTATCTCGGCTGGATCATCACCGGAGCCTTCGTGCTCGGTGCTCTGGGGATCCTCGTCTCGTTCCAGACGACCCGCATGAAGATCAAGAACGGCTATCCGCTCGAAGGCATGTGGGGCCAGTCCCTGAAGCCCGGTTCCGACAAGCAGACCGCGCACCGCGTCACCCTGCTGACCCAGGAAAACGCCGAGCTGCGGGCCGAACTCGGCAGCATCAAGGATCGCCTCGCCAACGTCGAACGGATCGTCACCGACGGCGGCTACCACCTCGGCGCCGAGATTGACGCGCTGCGCGACCGCGCGCTCGCCAACCTCACGGACAAGGGCGAGGCGTGATGGGCGAGATGGTGATCATCGCGATGACCATCGTCGCAATCGTCCTCATCGCGGGCGTGAGCCTCAACGGCATCGTCGACAAGGTGATGAGCGCCAAGCGGCTGCGCTACGAAGCCAAGTCCGACATGGTCCCGCAGGACGTGCGCTTGATCGCCGAACGCCAGCAGATGATCGAGGATCGCCTGCGGGTGCTGGAGCGCATCGCCACCGACCGCGGCAGCCTGCTCGCCGACGAGATCGAGGCGCTGCGCGTCGGCAGCCAGAAGGAGCCCGCGCAATGAGCAGCTGGGCCATCGTCGCCCTTGTGGCGATCGTGATCTGGGGGATCGTCGAGACCGTCCGGGCGCGCGCCGGGATCGTGACCGACGAGGACGGCAACCAGAAGGTCGTCCCGCGCGAGGACCAGCGCACGCCGGCCGAACTCGAAGCCGCCCGGCGCGAGATCGCCGAGCTCAGGGAGCGGGTGAAGGTGCTCGAACGCATCGCCACCGACGGCAACACCAGCGATGCGCGCGAGCGGGCGCGGATCGCCGCCGAAATCGAAGCCTTGCGGGGCCTGCCGACGCCGGATCCCGCCATGAGGAAGGAACAGAGCGAATGACCACGCTTCTTCTCGATCCCGTGCTGGTACTCACCATCGGCAGCCTGATCGGCCTCGCGCTGGTTGTCGCGGCGCTGCTGCAGGCCTGGGCAGGTTGGCTCGACCTCAAGCGCCGCGAACTCGAACGGGCGCAGGCGCGGCCTGCGACCGATGAAGGTTCGGGCCTCGGCACGGCGCGGATCGAGCTGTCGGACCTCAAGGAGCGCATCCGCAAGCTCGAGGCCATCGCCAGCGGGGTGGAACTGTGAGCGCGGTCCGCAACGGCGCCGCGCAGGCGGGCATCGGCCTCGGCACGGCGATCGCGGTGGCGATCAGCTGGAGCGCCAACCAGTCGATCATCTGGGCGATCATCCACGGCTTCTTCAGCTGGTTCTACGTGATCTACTACGCCTTCACCCGTCCCGGGGGCCTGAGCGGCTAAGCACCCCTTTGCGTTGGAGCCCCGCCCTGTCTAAGGGCGGGCCATGCGCAGCCTTTCCGACATTCTCGAAGAGTACGAATTCCTCGAAGGCGACGAGCGTTACGGCCTGCTGATCGAGCTCGGCCGCAGCCTCGAACCCATGCCCGAGGCACTCAAGACCGACGCCACGCTGGTGCGCGGCTGTTCGGCGGCGGTGTGGGTCTATCCGGCGGGCACCGATGCGGCAAAGCTCCACTTCCTCGCCGACAGCAACGCCGCGATCACCAAGGGCATCGTCGCCCTCGTCATCGCCGCGGTGCAGGACAGGCCCGCTGCCCAGGTCGCCGGCATGGACGTGATGGCGGCGCTCGCCCCGTTCGACCTCAAGAACCAGCTGTCGAGCAACCGCACGCAAGGCGTGCCGAACATGATCGCCCTGGTGAAGGAGCACGCCGCAAGGCTCGCGGCAGGCTGAGCCTTTGGTGCGCAGCGGCTGATGGCGTAAACTCGGCCCCGGGGGGACATGCGCAGGGCGAGTCGCCCCGATGGGGAGAACCGACATGCTCGCCAGTGCCAAACCCGTATGCTTTGTGCTCACCGCCGATCTGCCTGCCGCGCGCGCTTTCTATACCGACACCCTGGGTCTGACCGAGACCGGCGAGGACCCTTTCGCCGTCAGCTACGATCTGGCGGGCACCACGCTGCGGCTCACCGCGATCGAGGACCACAAGCCGGGCCCGCATACCGTGCTCGGCTGGCAGGTCGCCGACATCGAGGCGGCGGTCGATGCGCTGGCGGCGAAGGGCGTGACCTTCGCGATCTACGAGGGCTTCGGTCAGGATGCGCGCGGCGTCTGGACCGACCCGGGATCGGGCACGAAGGTCGCATGGTTCCTCGATCCCGAAGGCAACAATCTCAGCCTGACGCAATCCGCCTAGAGGTTACGCCCCACGGTCTCGAAGTCGCCTGCCCCGGCGCTGTCGCGCACCACGGCGATACCGGCGTCCTTCTGGGCCTTCAGCTCGGCCTTCAGCTTCGCCGGATCGCGCGCGAAGACGAAGCCGAAGCTGACCCCGCCTTCTTTGCCGATGGTCGCATGGTGGAGCTTGTGCGCCTGCACCAGCCGCTTGGCGTAGCCCTTGCGCGGCACCCACTTCCAGTAACGCTGGTGCACCAGCCCGTCATGGACCAGCGTGTAGATCACCCCGTAAAGCGTGATGCCGACCGCGAACCACCACAGCCAGTCCCAGTAGAGCGAGCCAAAGATGTACATCGCGGCATTGATCGTGCCGAACACCACGGCGAACAGGTCGTTCTTCTCGAGCACGTTGTCGTGCGGCTCGTGATGGTCGCGATGCCAGCCCCAGCCCCAGCCGTGCATGATGTACTTGTGCGCATACCACGCGAACAGCTCCATCCCGATCAGCGAGGACATGACGGTCAGGAAAATCTCGAGCCAGCTCATGCGGGCACCCTTGCAGCCAGTTCTACCTCGCCCACCCCGGCACGTTTCGCCGCAGGCAGGGCCCACCAGGGCACGTCGGGCCGGTGGTGATGTTCCAGATGATAGCCGAAATGGAAGCAGGTGGCGAGGCTGGCGAGCGTGCCGAAGTCGTTGCTGCGGGCATTGTGGCGATCCGCGAAGGGCTGGCCCTCGCGGTGGCAATGCGGGCGGAAGGTGCCGAAGTAGAACAGCTGGAGCGAGGAACCAAGCGCCGGCATCCCGTAGAGCAGCACGATTTGCGCCATCGGAATGCCGATCACCAGCCAGTAGATGCCTACCACGGTGTGGACATAGAGGATCGATCGCCAGCCGAAATAGCGCCGGAAGAAGGTCGCATACCAGCGGACGAAATCGGCCGGATTGTTCTCGTCGAAATCGGGATCGCCGGGATGGCCCGCCAGCCGGTGATGGGCGAGATGGGCGTCACGCAGGTGCTTCCACCCGAAGCCCGCATAGAGCGCCAGCAGCACCGTCCCGATCGCGCCATTGACCCGCGGGCGGCCCGGCACCAGCGTGCCGTGCATCGCATCGTGGCAGACGATGAAGACGCCGACGGAAAGCCAGCACTGCACCACCGCCATGACGAGGGCGTAGGGCCAGTTGGTCCATGTCAGCTCGAACACGAACATGGCATAGGCATGAAGGCCGAGCCAGCTCCCGGCGATCGCCAGCGCGAGGGCGAGGCCGACGGCGCGCTGGACGCCGTGCGCAGGCAAGGCGAAATGCGGGTTCATCGCAGGAAGGATACGCGCGCAGCGGTCATGGAGATGCGTATAGAGCGCACGGACGAAACGGCAATTGCGTTTGCGTGAAGGGCCGGTGCGGCCGGGACGCGTGGTCCCGTGCCGCCCGTCCTGCGCCTTGCACCTCAGCTATGCGGGATCATGAACTTGAACAGCGGCGCCGGCTTGAAGCCCGCGGTCTGGTCGCCGCCGACATCGGGATTGCCGGCGAGCTTTAGCCTGCGCGGCCCAGAGCCCTTGCTGAAATCGAGCCGCTTCATGTCGGCCCACAGCACGCTCGGGCTCTTGGTGTCCTGATAGTAGTAGACCCTGTTCTTCTGGTCCGCGACGGTCAGCCACAGCGTGTCGGCGATGTTGGGCTGGCCGGGGATCTTGATCCCGATCGGCACGCTGACATTGCGCATCACGCTGAACACCGTCGCCACCGCGGTACGCGGATCGGCGGACTGCTTGGCCTCGTTGATGTAATAGGACGCGCGCACGAAGCGGTCGGAGGCGCGGTTGGTGCCGGGCAGCATGGTCTGTCCGCCGATGGTCTTCCAGTAGCTATTGAGAGCGATCTGCTGGTCGAAGGTCGGCGAGTTGGTCATCACCTGATACTTGCGGTCGTGGTGGATGACGAGCTTGCCCTTCAGGTATTCGAAGATCGCCGAATCCCCCGAAGCATCCGAGATCGACAGGTGCACCGTGCCCGGCTCGCCGGTCGGCGCGGTGATCGCGACCATGCGGAACTTTTCCTGCCTGAGATCGGCCACCGCCTCGGCGACGGTCGCATAGTTATCGAGCACATATTGCACCCAGGCGGAATTGGGGAGCGTCGGGCGGGTGTCGCCGGGCGTGGCGGGCGGATAATCCGATTCGGGCAGGTAGAGCAGATTGGCGACGAGGCCCTTCTCGTTCATCCCGTCGGCCGCCGCGCCTTCGTAGAGCGTCGTGACGAGGCTGCCGTACTTGCTGGTCCACACCACCGGGGTGGCGGTGTTGCTGTTGCGCTCCAGCCCGCGCGGGTAGAGCCAGATGTTGCTGCCGAGATCGGCCTCGAACCAGTCCATCGTGCGGCCGGTGACGGTCTGGCCCTCGAGCCCGAAATAGACCGCGCGGCTGCACGCGCTGGCGGTCTGGACGGCGGCGAAGGCCAGCGCGGCGGTCGCGAGCACGCTGCCGGCGGCTTTAAGGAAACGCGGCTTGGTCATGATGTCCCTCCTCTGACGCAAGGCTCCGCGGCCCTCCGGCGGACTTTCCTCGCAGGGGGCGCTTGTATCATCCGGCCCGAGGTGAGATTGTGCCCTGAAGGACAAATCGGGACAGGGGGATACCGGTGATGTCGGCTCACGACACGAGGATCGCCGGTGGCCCGGACAGCGGCGCTGCGGCCCTGCCCGAGGCATGGCGCGATCACTGCGCGGCGATGCTGCGCGCGCGCGGCTGGCTGGCCGGGCAGCCGGAGCGGTTCCGCGAGCAGATCCTGCGGATGATCGTACCCATGCACGCCCCGCGAAGCATGCCGGTGTTCAGCGTTGACGGCCCGGCGGGCGGCATCTACGGGATCGTCTCGGGCGGGATCGGGATCGAAGGCTCTGGCCCCTACAATGTCCCGCGCCTCGGCCATATCCTGCGCGCGGGCAGCTGGTTCGGGCATGGTCCGGCGATGTCGGGGCGCGATCACCGGGTGCAGAACATGCGGGCGATGGAGGACAGCGAGCTCGTCTATGTCCCGCTCGCCCCGCTGCGCGCGCTGCTCGAGACCGACGCGCAGGCGGCGCGCTGCGTCGGGACAATCGCCGACGGGGGCAACATCCTCGGCACGCGGGTCATCTCGGACCTGCTCATCCCTTCCGTGCCGCACCGCATCGCGGCGGTGCTGCTGCGTGTCACGGGGGCCGAGGAGGGGATCGAGCCCCACCACCCCGAGGGCTTCATCATCAGCCAGAGCGATCTGGGCGAGATGGCGAACGTCTCGCGCTCGAACGTCAACCGGGTGCTGGGCGACTTCGCGCGGGCCGGGTGGATCACCAAGCATTACAACCGCCTGCGCATCCGCGACACGGCCGCCCTGCAGGGCTTCGCCGCCTCGCAGGTCTAGCACGCGACGGGGTTACATTCCTCCGCCGCTCTGGCACACAGGGCGGGCAATCGTGAGAGGGGGGATCATCACGCCATGCCGAAGAGGCCGTTCGGTCCGTTCATCGCCGCCATCTGGCGCCGCCTTGCCGAGACCATGCTCGCCGAGCCCGAACGCATGGCGATCACCCCGCAGCAGGTGGTCGACAACCTCCAGGCGATGTTCGGCAATATCGAGGGGCGCACCCCGTTCAATACCGGGATCTCGGTGCTGGCGGCGTGGGTGGTGCTGGGCGGGCCCCTGTGGCACTTCGCCCCGCGCCGCTGGCGCATCCGGCGGATCGAACACAAGCTGAAGAACAGCAGGATCGACCTGTTCCAGGACATGGCCCGCGTCCGCGGCATCGTCTACGCGGGCTATTACGGCCACTGGCTGCCCGCCCCTTCCGAGGATCAGGCCGCGCAGGAGGATGCCAACCGCGCCAATCCGGTGCTGGCGGCAATCGGCTTCACCCTTCCCTTGCACCGCGAGCGGGCCGGCACGCCCGATGATCCGGCCATCGAGGAATACACCGCCAACGACCTGCCGCCCTCGGTCTTCGTCCCCGAGGGCGCCGTCCCCGAAGCGGTCGAGGTGGTGGTGATCGGATCGGGCGCGGGCGGCGCGGTCGCGGCGGCGAACCTCGCCGATCAGGGCTACGAGGTGCTGGTGGTGGAAGCCGGCCCCTATCTCCCCAGCACCGCGATCACTCCGCACGAATTGCGGATGTCATCGAGCCTCTACAAGGACGGCGCGATCCAGACTACGCGCGACCGCGACATCATCGTCTTCCAGGGCCGAACGGTGGGCGGATCGACCGTCATCAACAACGGCATCTGCCTGCGGCTCAAGGACGGGGAGGAAACCCATCCCGATGCCGAGGACGTGCTGGAAACGTGGAAGGGCCTCGGCGCGGACATTCCGGCAGGCGCGCTGGATGCGGCCTACGGGCGCGTCGAGGAGTTCCTCGGCATCCACAGGATCGACGAACGGCTGGG encodes:
- a CDS encoding SufE family protein; translation: MRSLSDILEEYEFLEGDERYGLLIELGRSLEPMPEALKTDATLVRGCSAAVWVYPAGTDAAKLHFLADSNAAITKGIVALVIAAVQDRPAAQVAGMDVMAALAPFDLKNQLSSNRTQGVPNMIALVKEHAARLAAG
- a CDS encoding VOC family protein is translated as MLASAKPVCFVLTADLPAARAFYTDTLGLTETGEDPFAVSYDLAGTTLRLTAIEDHKPGPHTVLGWQVADIEAAVDALAAKGVTFAIYEGFGQDARGVWTDPGSGTKVAWFLDPEGNNLSLTQSA
- a CDS encoding sterol desaturase family protein; translated protein: MSWLEIFLTVMSSLIGMELFAWYAHKYIMHGWGWGWHRDHHEPHDNVLEKNDLFAVVFGTINAAMYIFGSLYWDWLWWFAVGITLYGVIYTLVHDGLVHQRYWKWVPRKGYAKRLVQAHKLHHATIGKEGGVSFGFVFARDPAKLKAELKAQKDAGIAVVRDSAGAGDFETVGRNL
- a CDS encoding fatty acid desaturase encodes the protein MNPHFALPAHGVQRAVGLALALAIAGSWLGLHAYAMFVFELTWTNWPYALVMAVVQCWLSVGVFIVCHDAMHGTLVPGRPRVNGAIGTVLLALYAGFGWKHLRDAHLAHHRLAGHPGDPDFDENNPADFVRWYATFFRRYFGWRSILYVHTVVGIYWLVIGIPMAQIVLLYGMPALGSSLQLFYFGTFRPHCHREGQPFADRHNARSNDFGTLASLATCFHFGYHLEHHHRPDVPWWALPAAKRAGVGEVELAARVPA
- a CDS encoding linear amide C-N hydrolase produces the protein MTKPRFLKAAGSVLATAALAFAAVQTASACSRAVYFGLEGQTVTGRTMDWFEADLGSNIWLYPRGLERNSNTATPVVWTSKYGSLVTTLYEGAAADGMNEKGLVANLLYLPESDYPPATPGDTRPTLPNSAWVQYVLDNYATVAEAVADLRQEKFRMVAITAPTGEPGTVHLSISDASGDSAIFEYLKGKLVIHHDRKYQVMTNSPTFDQQIALNSYWKTIGGQTMLPGTNRASDRFVRASYYINEAKQSADPRTAVATVFSVMRNVSVPIGIKIPGQPNIADTLWLTVADQKNRVYYYQDTKSPSVLWADMKRLDFSKGSGPRRLKLAGNPDVGGDQTAGFKPAPLFKFMIPHS
- a CDS encoding helix-turn-helix domain-containing protein yields the protein MSAHDTRIAGGPDSGAAALPEAWRDHCAAMLRARGWLAGQPERFREQILRMIVPMHAPRSMPVFSVDGPAGGIYGIVSGGIGIEGSGPYNVPRLGHILRAGSWFGHGPAMSGRDHRVQNMRAMEDSELVYVPLAPLRALLETDAQAARCVGTIADGGNILGTRVISDLLIPSVPHRIAAVLLRVTGAEEGIEPHHPEGFIISQSDLGEMANVSRSNVNRVLGDFARAGWITKHYNRLRIRDTAALQGFAASQV